TTCATCCGGGGCACTGGCCTTGAGCGCGAGGTCATCGGCAGCCAGAAGCTCAAGGGTGATCCCATTCAGTTTGTGCGCGATCTTGAGCTGCTGGGACCGACCTTCGTCAAACTGGGACAGATATTCTCCACCCGCGCTGACCTCCTGCCAAAACCCTACATTGAAGCCCTCTCCCGACTGCAGGACGAGGTGGAGCCCTTTGCCTGGCAGGATGTGGAAAAAACCATTGTCCAGGAGCTCGGACACCCCATCGCGACGCTCTTTGCCGACTTTGAGTCCACACCCATGGCCGCCGGCTCCCTTGGCCAGGTTCACCGCGCCCATCTGCATACCGGCCAGCAGGTAGCCGTCAAAATTCAGCGCCCGGCTATCCAGTCAATTATTCTGGAAGACCTGGATATCATCCAGGAAATCGCCGGCACGGTGGATCGCCATACGGAGATCGGCCGCAAATACATGTTCGAGGAGATGGTGGACGAATTCCGCAAAACACTGCTGCGGGAACTTGACTACACCCTGGAGCAGCAGAATCTGCTTATCATGGGGAAAATCCTGCAGCCTTACCCTGATATGGGCGTTCCCAGACCCATCGACAGCCACTGCACCTCAAAAGTCCTGACCATGGAATACGTCCGGGGAGTCCCCCTTCAGGACCACCCTGGGCTGCGCAACAACTGTTTCCCCCAGGGCAGGGAGCTGGCGGAACAGCTCTTCAAGTCCTACCTGGACCAGGTGCTGGTGGAAGGGTTCTTCCACGCCGACCCCCATCCAGGCAATATCTTCATCACCGACACGGGAAAGCTGATACTGCTGGACCTGGGCATGGTCTCCCGCATTGCCCCGCGCAGCCAGGAAAACCTGCTGAAGCTGCTGCTGGCACTCAGTGAAGGCGATGGCCATGAAGTGGCCAAAATCTCCCTCAAGATTGCCACCCGCCTGCCAGGGCTGGATGAGAACAAGTTCATCCGCCAGGTCGGCGATATGGTGCTGCTGTACAAGGACGCCACCGTAGCCCAGATGCAGGCCGGACATGTGGTCATGGAGCTGGCTCGCATTGCCACCGCCAACAATATCCGGCCGGCACCGGAGCTGACCACCCTGGGCAAGGCGCTGCTGCACCTGGATGAAATCGGACGCGTGCTTGACCCGGCCTTTAACCCCGCGCAGGCACTGAAAGAGCACAGCGAATCCATCCTGCGCCGTCACCTGCTCAAGAGCTTCTCCAGCGCCAGGGCCTTCTCTTCCCTCCTTGAAGGCCGCGAACTCATGGAAAAGTTTCCCCGCCGTCTCAACGAGTTCACGGAGTCCCTCTCCCGCAATGAAGTCGAGGTCAAGGTGCGCGCCTTTGACGAAAGCCGCCTGATGGGGCACCTGCAAAGCATGACCAACCGCGTA
This portion of the Desulfurispirillum indicum S5 genome encodes:
- a CDS encoding ABC1 kinase family protein — encoded protein: MFFPRPRKIRRYKDIVRFLIKHANRDFIRGTGLEREVIGSQKLKGDPIQFVRDLELLGPTFVKLGQIFSTRADLLPKPYIEALSRLQDEVEPFAWQDVEKTIVQELGHPIATLFADFESTPMAAGSLGQVHRAHLHTGQQVAVKIQRPAIQSIILEDLDIIQEIAGTVDRHTEIGRKYMFEEMVDEFRKTLLRELDYTLEQQNLLIMGKILQPYPDMGVPRPIDSHCTSKVLTMEYVRGVPLQDHPGLRNNCFPQGRELAEQLFKSYLDQVLVEGFFHADPHPGNIFITDTGKLILLDLGMVSRIAPRSQENLLKLLLALSEGDGHEVAKISLKIATRLPGLDENKFIRQVGDMVLLYKDATVAQMQAGHVVMELARIATANNIRPAPELTTLGKALLHLDEIGRVLDPAFNPAQALKEHSESILRRHLLKSFSSARAFSSLLEGRELMEKFPRRLNEFTESLSRNEVEVKVRAFDESRLMGHLQSMTNRVTMGIVLAALILGAAMLTNVPSDHTVFGYPIIAMVFFVIAAAWGFALVISIFLQDRKSRKMPR